The Thermomonospora curvata DSM 43183 DNA segment CGAGCAGGGCGCGCACCTCGGCGGGATCTGCGAAGCGGAAACCGAAGTGCAAAAAAGGCGGCGGCGGCCCGACGCGCTGCCCGCCGTGCAGGGCCAGATCGAACCCGTCGCCGTTGCGGACGATGATCGTGCCGTCCTCATACCGCTGCGCGGTGGCCGGGTCGAAGCCGAAATAGGTCTCATAGAAGCGCAGGCTGCGTGACGCGTCGTGAACGGGCAGCCCCAGGTGCACCAGATGCATGCCCTCAAGGGTGGGGAGCAGTGGGCGGCGGAGGCAAGGCGATAAATCGCGGCCTGCCGCCGGGCCTCATCAGGTGTGGTCGGGCAGGCCCCCGAGCCGGTGGTCGGCGGCGTTCAGCGCCTCGTCGATCAGGCGGCGCAGGTGCCCGTGCCGCAGGGCGTAGACGACGCGGCGGCCTTCTTTGCGGGTGGTGACCAGCCCGGCCAGGCGCAACCGGGCCAGGTGCTGGCTGACCGCCGGGCGGGCGACGCCGCATGCCCGGGTGAGGGTCGTCACGTCGGCCTCCCCGAGGGAGAGCCGCCGCAGCAGCGCCAGGCGGGTCCGGTCGGCCAGCAGGCTCAAGATCTCGGCCGCCGCCGCCAGGCGTTCGCCATCGTCGTGCACCTGCGAGTCATGCGCACCTGATAGATGCATGCGTGCGTTCATACGCACATAATGGGGGTCGTCCGCCGGGCAGATCCAGCCGGGCCGATCCGCCCCGGCAGGTCTTGGCCACCCCCACACGAAGGGAGCGGCTCGCCATGAGCGACGAACCCGAACCGCACCGGGCGGACGCACACGACCACACCCACGCCGCAGCCGGCCCCACCGGCCGGTGGGGCCGGCTGCGGCACCGCGCGGCGCACCTGCTCAAGCCCCACTCCCACGAGACGGCCGAGCGGGTCGATGCGGCGCTGGAGTCTTCCGCCGAAGGCCTGCGCGCCCTGTGGATCTCACTGGCCGTGCTGGGCGTCACGGCGGCCGCGCAGGCGGCCGTCGTCGCCGTCACCGGGTCGGTGGCGCTGCTGGGGGACACCGTGCACAACGCCGCCGACGCGCTGACCGCGCTGCCGCTGGCGGTGGCGTTCCTGCTGGGCCGGCGGGCGGCCAGCCGCCGCTTCACCTACGGTTTCGGCCGCGCCGAGGACGTGGCCGGCGTCCTGATCGTCTGCACCATCGCCGCCTCCGCCGCGGCCACCGCCTATGCCGCGGCGCACCGGCTGGTGGACCCCCGCGACCTGGAGCACCTGCCGGCGGTGGCGGCCGCGGCCGTCATCGGTTTCGCCGGCAACGAGTGGGTCGCCCGCTACCGCATCCGCACCGGCCGCAGGATCGGTTCGGCCGCGCTGGTGGCCGACGGCCTGCACGCCCGCACCGACGGCCTGACCTCGCTGGCCGTTCTGCTGGGCGCCGGCGGCGCCGCCCTGGGGTGGCCGCCGGCCGACCCGCTGGTCGGGTTGCTGATCACCGGGGCGATCGCGCTGGTGCTCAAGGACGCCGCCCGGCAGGTCCTGGAGCGTTTGATGGACGCGGTGGACCCCGCCCTGGTGGACCGGGCCGAAGAGGCCCTGCGGGCGGTGGAGGGCGTGCTGGATGTGGGGGAGCTGCGGATGCGCTGGATCGGCCACCGGCTGCGCGCCGAGGTCGCCATCGTCGTCGACGCCGCCTGGCCGGTGCACAAGGCCCATCGGGTCGCCGTCGCGGCCGAGCACGCCCTGCTGCACGCCGTCCCCCGCCTGACGGCCGTCACCGTCCACACCGACCCGCACTGGGAGCACCCGGCGGCCGACCCCCACCGGGCGCTGGCCCACCATCGCGCCTTCGCCTGACCCGCCACCGGGGAGCGCCCCCCCGGCCTTCGGTGTGTCCATGGGCGCTCCCCGGTGGCGCCGCCTCACCTGCCCTGGCAGCCTCTCTCCGACGGCGCCGAGGAGAGCGCACAAGGAGAGCAAAAAGGCACGGCGGGGCCAGTGCACGGCCGGCTGCCGGGCGCGGACAATCGGATCCGACAGCCAGTGACGTGCAGCCGGGCCATCGCGCTAGGTGAGGAGACGGCGATGCTGTTCGGCGTGGACGTGGCCAGCTACCAGGGCACCCCGGACTGGAAGAAGGTGCGCGGCGCGGGCATCCGCTTCGCGTTCAGCAAGGTCACCGAGGGCACCGGCTACACCAACCCCACCTGGGCGCACAACCGCGCCGGGATGCTCGCCCTGGAGGGCTTCGTGCCGGGCGCCTACCACTTCCTGCGCGCCGACTCCGATGCGGCCGCCCAGGCCCGGCACTTTCACCGCCAGGCCGGGGATCTGAGCGCTTTCGCGGTCGCGCTCGATGTCGAGCCGTCCGGCTCATCCCGCCCGACCGTCGCGCAGGCGCGCGCGTGGGTGGAGGAGTACCGGCGGCTGTCGGGCGGCCACCGCGTGATCGGCTACTTCCCCCGCTGGTACTGGGACCAGATCGGCCGGCCGGACCTGTCGTTCTTCGACACCATCTGGCAGTCCCGCTACGTCAACGGCACCGGCGGCCCCGAGGAGCTGTATGCCAAGGTCCCGCAGTCGTGGTGGGAGCCGCACGGCGGGGAGCCGATCAGCATCCTGCAGTTTTCCAGCTCGGCGACCGTGCCGGGCATCGCGGGCCGCTGTGACGCCGACGCCTTCCGCGGCTCGCTGGCCGAATTGCGCGCCCTCGCCCTGGGCGCCGCGGCACCGCCCGCCTCCGGGGCGCCCGCCTGGCCGGGCCGCTATCTGCGGCAGCCGCCGATGATGCACGGGCAGGATGTGCGCCGCTGGCAGGCCCGCATGAGGGAACGGGGCTGGCGCATCGCCGCAGACGGCTGGTACGGCCCGGCCTCCGAGCGCGTCTGCCGGGCCTTCCAGGCGGAAAAGGGCCTGGCCGTCGACGGGGTGGTGGGGCCGGTCACCTGGCGGGCCGCCTGGGAGGCGCCCATCACCTGAGTGCGGCGGCCGGGCCGGCCGCAAGCTCTTGAGGTGTTACCGGATCGAAGTCATTCTCAACTTGAGAATGACTTGGCTTCTCCCTTATCGTCGTCCTGACGACAACAAGGGAGGCGGTCATGGCGGACATCCAGCGGCGGCCACTGCTGCGGCACCTGCGCGGCACCCCCACCACCTACGTGCGGCACCTGCGGCGCGGCGAACCGGTCCACGAAGGCGTGGGAATCTCCTTTTGGTTCCACCCCCTGTCGGCGGTCATCAGCGAAGTCCCCGTGGACGACCGGGAGCTGCCGATGCTCTTCCACGCCCGCACCCGCGACTACCAGGACATCAGCGTCCAGGCCACGGTGACCTACCGGATCGCGGAACCGGCGCTGGCCGCCCGGCGGCTGGACTTCGCCATCAACCCCGACACCGGCGCCTGGCGGTCGGCCCCGCTGGACCAGCTGGCGACCACCCTCACCGAAACCGCCCAGCAGCACGCGCTCACCCTGGCCGCCCAGATGACGCTGCGGGAGGCCGTCACCTCCGGCCCGGCGGCCTTCCGCGAGACCATCGGCACGGGACTGGTCGGCGACTCCCGCCTGTCCGACATCGGCGTGACGATCGTCGGCGTGCGCGTGGTGGCCGTGCGCCCCGAGGCCGAGGTGGAACGGGCCCTGCAGACCCCCGCCCGCGAACAGGTCCAGCAAGAGGCCGACCGCGCCACCTATGAGCGGCGCGCCGCCGCGGTGGAACGCGAACGCGCCATCGCCGAAAACGAGATGCAAAACCAGATCGAGCTGGCGCTGCGCGAAGAGCAACTGGTGGCCCGGCGCGGGCAGAACGAACGCCGCCGCGCCGAGGAGGCCGCCGCCGCGGCCTGGATCGAGGCGCAGGCACAAGCCGAGCGGGACCGGCTGCGGGCCGCCACCCAGGCCGAGAACCGGCAGGTGATGGGCGCCGCCGAAGCCGAGGCCGAGGCCGCCCGCCTGGCCGTCTACCGGGACGCGGACCCGGCGGTGCTGCTGGCGCTGGCCGCCCAGGCCCTGGCCGCGCGCCTGCCGCAGATCGGCCAGCTCAACCTCACCCCCGACATGGTGACCGGGGCGCTGGCCCGCCTGAGCGCCCCCCGGGAGGAGAGGTGACGCTCGCGCCGCGCGCGGTGGTGGTGCACCGCCGCACCGAGTACGAGGAACTGCTGGCCAGGCACGGCAGCCGCGGCCAGGCGGAGTTCTTCCTGCGCTGCCGTGGCCGCGACATCGCCCCCATCGCCGCCGCGCACGCCGCCATCGGTGCGGCGCTGGCCCAGGTGACGGCGGCGATCCCGCTGTCGTGGCGGCGCGGCCTGGTGGAACGGGCCGATCTGGACCGCTTCCTGTTCGCCCCCGACGACATCGTGGTGGTCGTCGGCCAAGACGGCCTGGTCGCCAACGTCGCCAAATACCTCAGCGGCCAGCCGGTCATCGGGCTGAACCCCGACCCGGAACGCAACGTGGGCGCGCTGGTGCCCCACCCGGTCGAGGCGTGCGCCGACCTTTTGCACGCGGTGGCGGCCGGCACCGCCGCCACCGAAGAACGCACGATGGTGCGGGCGGTCACCGACGACGGCGAGGAGCTGACCGCGCTCAATGAGGTGTTCGTCGGCCATCCCAGCCACCAGTCGGCGCGCTACCGGCTCACCTGCCACGACGGCAGAACCGAGCGGCAGTCCTCCTCAGGCGTGCTGGTGGCCACCGGCACCGGCGCCGGCGGCTGGTGCCGGTCGATCTGGCTGGAACGCCACAGCCCGCTGCCCCTGCCCGGCCCCGCCGAGCCGTCGCTGGCCTGGTTCGTGCGCGAGGCGTGGCCGTCCCCGGCCACCGGCGCCTCCTGCACGCAAGGGCTGCTGGAAGACGGCCAGACCCTGACCGTGGTCTGCGAAAGCGACGGCCTGGTCGCCTTCGGCGACGGCATCGAATCCGACCGGCTGGTGCTGTCGTGGGGCCGGCGGATCGAACTCGGCCTGGCCCCCACCCGGCTGTCCCTGGTCCGCTGACGACGGCCGAAACCACCCGGCCCCCGGCGGGAGGGGAACCGGTGCTCACCGGGCGGGGCGCTGGGCGAGGCGGGGCAGGCGGGGCCGCGGCAGCAAAGGCTCCCAGGAACGGTGCCGGAGGGCGGATGCGGTGACGCCGGAGCCGTAGGCGACGTCCTCGGCGAGCCGAAGAACGGCATAGCGGAGCGGATCGACGGCGGGACGGCCGGTGACCCATTCCAGCGCGATGGGGGCCAGCATGGCCGCCGCCGCGGCGCGGGCGGTGCGGCGGCGCCCGCCGGCGGCCAGGCACGCCAGCCCCAGCGGCCACCATTCGCGGCGCAGCGCATGCCCGAGGGCGGCGGCATCGGCCAGCACCCCCTTGCCGACGATCGCCGCGCTCAGCCCCCACCGGCCGGGCAGGCCGCCCAGGCGGCGGGCCAGCAGCGCCGTGGTGGCGGCGGCGCAGGCGGCGGCGGGCACCGGGTGCCCTGCGGCCAGGCAGGCCAAGACGGCCAGGTTCCAGGCGGAGGGACGGGCGGGCACCAGCCGCCCGGGATGACGCTGGGCCAGCGCCGCCGCGGACGTGCCGTACTCATGGCGGCGGCGGGCCCACGCCGACGGGCGCAGCCGGGGGGTGTGCGCCACGCGGACCTGCGGCTGGTAACGCACATGCCAGCCCAGGTCGGCCAGCCGCCAGACGAAGTCGACATCCTCCCCCAGCCGCAGCCGCTCATCGAAGCCCACATGGCGCAGCACCCGGGTGCGCACCAGCAAGGTGGCGGTGGGCACGAAACCGAGCCTGGCGCCGGGCCGCACCAAAGCCTGGCGTGCGCCCATGTCGAGGGCGGAGCGGACGGCCTCATAGCGGGCCAGCACGCCGGGCCCGCCGCCGTCGGCCACCACGCGCGGCGCCACGGCCGCGACCTTCGGGTCGTCGAAGTACGGCATGAGGACGTCCAGCCAGCCGCGTTCCGGCCGGCAGTCGGAGTCCACGAAGGCGACGAAGGGGGTGCCGGCCAGGCGGGCGCCGGTGTTGCGGGCGGCGGCCGGGCCGCGGTTGGCCGAATGCCGCACCAGGCGGGCGCCGTGGGCGGCGGCGGCGCGGCGCAGCGGCTCCGGGTCGGGGGAGCAGTCGTCCACGACGATCACCGGCAGGCCCTCGACCGCCGCCAGGGTGCGTTCCAGGTCGGCGGCCCGCCCGTAGGCCGGGATCACCACCGTCACCGGGTGCGGGCCGGGCCGCGGCGGCGGCACCGGATGGGCCATGCCGTGGTCCACCAGCTGCCGGGCCAGCGCCCGCCCGATGGCCGAGGAGTCGGCCAGGCCGCGCGGCCCGGCCCGGCGCAGCGCCGCCAGGTGCGGCCCGGCGGCCTCGCCGAGCCGCACGACCTTCCAGGGGGCGCCGCCGGTGGCCACCCGTCCCCCCGACCACAGGGACGTGCCCTCGTCCAAGGCGACGGGCAGGTCCGCCGGCAGCGCGGCCCGGCGCCCGCTCGGTGCGGTGCCGGGACGGTGCGGTGTAGACAATGGGGCCACCTCGCTGTCGCGGTTCCCGGTCAGGACCGGCCGGGGTCGGCGAGCCGTCCCCGCTCATCGACCCGCCAGCCTTCGATGCGGCGGATGAGGGAGGCGACCATGGCGGCCACCAGGGCGCGGCCGTGCTCGGCCGAGGCACCGGCCGGGTCCCCCAGCACCCCGGAGGGGGACAGTGCGCGCACGCCGCGCGCCACCAGCTCGGGCATGATCTCCGCCAGCGGGCGGGCGTCGCCGCTGACGTGGCCGAACGGGCGGACCAGGTGCGGGGCCAGGTGCAGCATCACCGAGGTCTCGGTGTGCCCGGCGTGCGCATCCCCGCCGGGGACGCCGCAGCCGGCCCAGGCCACCTGGTGCCCTTCGGCGCGCATCCGGCCCACGGCGGCGTCCAGGGCGGGGGTGTTGCCGCCGTGGCCGTTGACGAAGACGATCCGGCCGGCCCACAGCGCCAGCGACCGCACGATCTCCACCAGCATCGCCTCCAGCGCCCGGTGCCCGATGGAGACGGTGCCGGGGAAACCGGCGTGCTCGCCGCTGGCCCCATAGGCGATCACCGGCGCCACCAGCGGCGGGCCGTCCAGCGCGGCGGCGGCGCGTTCGGCGACGGCCCGGGCGATGAGGCCGTCGGTGCCCAGCGGCAGGTGCGGCCCGTGCTGCTCGGTGGAGCCGACGGGCACCAGCACCGGGGCGCCGGCCGGCACGGCCGGCCAGACGGCCGAGTCCAGGCCGCCGGGCATGTCAGGAGGCGCCCGGGGCCAGCCGGAAGCCGGGCGGGATGACCAGGTCGTCGGGGGCCAGCTCGTGCACCGAGGAGCGGCCCAGCCCGAGCACGGCCGAGTCCAGGCCGCTGCGCAGGATGTCCAGCACGTTCTCCACCCCGGCCTGCCCGTTGGCGGCCAGCCCCCACAGGTAGGCGCGGCCGATCAGCACCGCGCGGGCGCCCAGGGCCAGCGCCTTGGCCACATCCCCGCCGCGGCGCACCCCGCCGTCCAGCAGCACCTCCACCTGGTCGCCGACCGCCTCGGCGATGGCCGGCAGCAGCCGGATGGTGGCGGGGGTGGTGTCGAGGTTGTTGCCGCCGTGGTTGGACACCGACAGGGCGGTGACGCCGATGTCGACGGCCCGTTTGGCGTCGTCGACGCGGGTGACGCCCTTGAGCATGAACGGCCCGCCCCACTCCTCGCGCAGCCACTTGACGTCGTCCCAGGTGGGCGGAGGGGTCTGCATCCACTCCCCGTAGGCGCCGAAGAAGGTGGGGGCCTGCCCGCCGGGGGGCTGCAGGTTGGGGACGGTCAGGTCCGGCAGGGTGCGGGCCTTGAGGAACCGCCACAGCCAGCCGGGGCGGCTGAGCGCCACCGGCGCCAGCTTCACCATGGTCTTGACGTCGAGTTTTTCGGGGATGGTGGGGCTGCCCCAGTCCCGCCCCATGGAAAAGGACCAGTCGAGGGTGACGATCAGCCCTTTGGCGCCGGCGTTGCGGGCGCGTTCCATGCGCTGCAGGATCGCGTCGCGGTCGCCGCTCCAGTACATCTGGAAGAAGACGTTGGGGTTGGCCTCGACGACCTGCTCGATGGGTTTGCTGGCGAACGAGCTGAGCCCCATGATGACGCCCCGGTTGGCCGCCGCCCGCGCCACGGCCACCTCCCCGTCGGGGTGGACGGCCTGCACGCCGGTGGGGGAGATCACCACGGGCATGGAGGTCGGCACGCCCATCACCGTGGTCGACAGGTCCCGCTGGGCGTGGTGGCCGACGACGCGGGGGGCGAACCCCAGCTCCCCGAAGGCGTCGGTGTTGTCCTGGACGGTCCGGCCGCGTTCAGAGCCGGCCAGCAAAGCGCCATAGACCATGTACGGCAGGCGTTTTTTGGCTCTGCGCTGGGCTTCGGCGACGGTCTCGAACCAGGGGTTTTTCAAGGGCATGGGGTGTCTCCTCGCCGAGGGCGGCGGGCGGCCGCACGCGGGCCGCCCGCCGCCCGGGGTGGATGGTGGGGTCAGGGAAGCCGCAGCCCTGCCAGCGGGTTCTCATCGCACGCGCTGACCGGCGGCCGGTCGGGGCGGCGGCGGGTGAGCTTGACCGGGACCGGCCCGCGGCGGGAGTGGTCCACCGAGGGCCGGGGGATGCCGGAGCGGTCCCCGGGACGCCGGGCGAGCAGTTTCTCCCCGTGTCCGTGGACGCATTCGGGGTCGGGGCCGTCCAGCGGCAGCCCGGTGAAGAACTTGGCGGCCATGCAGCCGCCCTTGCAGGCGTCGTAGCAGGAGCAGGAGGCGCAGGCCCCGCCGTGCTGCGGCTTGCGCAGCCGGGCGAACAGCGGCGATTCCCGCCACACCTTGGCAAAGCCCCCCGGCTGGCGCACGTTGCCGGCCAGGAACTCCTCGTGGATGGCGAACGGGCAGGCGTAGACGTCGCCGACCGGGTCGATCAGGCACACCACCCGCCCGGCGCCGCACAGGTTGAGCCCGGGAAGGGCCTGCCCGTAGGCCGACAGGTGGAAGAAGGAGTCCCCGGTCAGCACCTCCTCGCCGTGGGCGAGTAGCCATTCGTACAGCTGCCGCTGCTGGTCGGGGGTGGGGTGCAGTTCGTCCCACACGTCGGCGCCGCGGCCGGAGGGGCGCAGCCGGGTCAGCCGCAGCTGGGCGCCGTAGGTGTCGGCGATCTGCTTGAAGGCGTCGATCTGCGGGATGTTGTGCCGGGTGCACACCACCGACAGTTTGAAGTTGCGCATCCCGGCGTCGGCGAGGTTGCGCATGGCACGCATGGCCATCTCATACGAGCCGGGTCCGCGCAGCGCGTCGTTGACCTCGGCGGTGGCGCCGTCCAGGGAGATCTGCACATCGACGTAGTCGTTGGCGGCCAGGCGCCGGGCCACCTGGGGGGTGATGCGCACTCCGTTGGTGGAGAACTTCACGCCCACGTGGTGGGCGGTGGCGTAGTCCACCAGTTCCCAAAAGTCGGAGCGGACGGTGGGTTCCCCGCCGCCGATGTTGACGTAGAAGACCTGCAGGGCCTCCAGCTCGTCGATGACGGCCTTGCATTCTGCGGTGCTCAGCTCGCGCGGGTCGCGCCGGCCGGAGCTGGACAGGCAGTGCGCGCAGGCCAGGTTGCAGGCGTAGGTCAGCTCCCAGGTCAGGCAGATCGGCGCGTCGAGGCCGTATTGGAACAGGTCGACCAGGCGCGTTGCGGTCGCCGGCGCCGCCCGCTGCTGCGGCGGGGTGATGGTCATGGGGTCCTCTCCACGAGCATGGACGAGTCGGCCAGCGCGCCGAGCGCGGCGCGGTAGGCGGGCAGGTCGCCGGCGTCCACCCCGGCCGCCGTGCAGGCGGCCCGGGCGGTGGGCGCCTGTGCCAGGGCCTGCAGGACCGCAAGCAGCCGCCGGTCTTTCAGGAACGACAGTTTGCGGGTCCCGAAGTGGTACAGCAGCGCCCCGAAGGGTTCGGGCCGCACCGAGACCTGCGGGTGCAGGTCCCAGGCGCGGTCCAGGTCGATGGCGGGCATCCGGGTCAGTAGACGCCGCACATGCCGTCGATGGAGACCTCTTCGATCAGCGATTCGACGGCGGCCTCCTCGGTCAGGGCGGTCTGCTCCTCGGCGGCGCCGTCGGTGGTGTGCAGGTTGTCCATGGTCGTCTCCTGGTGACGTCGGGGACCACAGGGAAGCGTGGCCTGGGACACGTCCAGGCCGCAGAGGCGATACTAAAGACATCGAGTGCCAAAAGAAAGATGCATCGAGTGTCAAAAGTGGCTTCCTCCCGTGGCCGCCCGGTGAGCCGCCCCGACGTCCTGGTGGTCGGAGCCGGCGGCAGCGGAGCCGCCCTGGCGGCCCGGCTCAGCGAAGACCCCTCCCGCACGGTGCTGCTGCTGGAGGCCGGACCGGCCCCGCTCACCGGCTTTCCCGACGAACTGCTGGACGCCCGGCGGGTGCCCGGCGCGCAACCGGCGCACCCGGCCGTCCGCCGCTACCCGGCCCGCCTGGCGCCCGGCCTGCCCTATGCCGCCCCCCGCGGCCGCATCCTCGGCGGCTCCACCACCGTCAACGGCGGCTACTTCATCCGGGCCCGGCGCGCCGACTTCACCCGCTGGGCGGCACGGGCCGGCGATGACCGCTGGAGCCATGAGCGGGTGCTGCCGCTGTGGCGCGCCCTGGAAAACGACCTGGACTACGGCGCCACCCCCCTGCACGGCGACCGCGGCCCCATCCCGGTGCACCGCACCCGGCTGGACCACCCGGCCGCCGCCGCGTTCCGGGCCGCCGCCGGTGAACTGGGCCACCCCGAGGAGACGGACAAGAACGCCTGCCTGCCCCCCGGCTTCGGCCCGGTGCCCTGCAACGTCCGCGGCGGACGGCGCATCAACACCGCCCTGGCCTGCCTGCTGGGCGCCCTGCACCGGCCCAACCTCACCGTCCGCGGCGACAGCCCGGTGCACTCGGTGGCCGTCCGCCGCGGCCGCGCCATCGGGGTGATCACCGCAGACGGCCTGATCGAGGCCGGGCAGGTCGTGCTGTGCGCCGGCTCCTTCGGCTCACCCCACCTGCTGCACCTGTCGGGCATCGGACCGGCGGCCGAGCTGGAGCGGGCCGGCATCCCCGTGGTCTGCGACCTGCCGGCCGTCGGCGGCACGCTCAGCGACCACCCCCAGGTGACGGTCCAGTGGCATCCCCGCCGCCACCTGGGCGCCCCCCGCGGCTCGTGGCTCGGCGGCGTCCTGCACCTGCCCTCCGGCGACGCCGGAACCGAAGGCGATGTGGAAATCCTGCAATCCCTGGTCCCGCTCCCCGCCCTGACCAGCGGGAGACCGGCGCCCCCCGATGCGCCCCTGGCCTTTTTGGTCGCGGTCAACACCCCCCGCGCCACCGGACGGCTGCGCACCGTCTCCCCCGACCCCGCCACACCTCCCCGCATCGACTACGGCTACCTGCGCACCGGCGAGGACCGGCGCCGGCTGCGCCAGGCGGTGCGGGCGAGCGCCGCCGTGCTGGCCACCGACGCCTTCGGCCGGGTGTGCGCCGGCCCGGTGGACCTGGATACGGCGACTTTGGCGGACGACCGCCTGCTGGATGCGTGGATCCGCACCCGCCTGGGCACCGCCCAGCACGCCTGCGGCACCGTGCCCATGGGCCCGGCCGGCGACCCGTCCGCCGCCGTCGACTCCTGCGGCCGGGTCATCGGGGTGCACGGGCTGCGCGTCGCCGACACCTCGATCCTGCCGACCGCGCCGCTGCGCGGCCCCGCCGCCACGGCCGTGCTGATCGGTGAGCTCATCGCGGGCGCCATCGACGAGCAGCCCGCCTAGCCGCCGGGGGCCTGCAGCGCCGCCGACAGCCCGGCGCTCACCCGCCGGATCGCCTTGTCCAGCAGCTCGGCCAGCTCGGCGTCCCCGTCCCCCGACAGCCAGTGCTCATAGGCGGCCACCGCGGCCGCCAGCAGCACGTGACCGGCCAGGCGGGGCGTCATCGCCGACGGCGGCAGCCCGGTGCGGGAGGCCACGAACTCGGCGATCACCGCCCGCCAGGAGGCGTACCGCAACGTCGCATCGGCCTGCAGCGTCGGCACCTTCAAGATGAGCTCCATGCGCTGCCGGTGCCAGGGCACATCCCGCGGGTCGAACCGGTTGAACTCCACCACGGCCCGGCGCAGCACCTCCATCGTCGGCAGCGTCGGGTCGGCCTCCTCCAGCAGCCGGCGCAGCTTCAGCAGGTGCCCTTCGAAATCCCCCCACACCAGGTCGTTTTTGGAGGCGCAGTACCGAAAGAACGTCCGCCGCCCGATGCCGGCCGCCGCCGCGATGTCATCGACCGTGGTCTCCTCGAACCCCTTGCGGGCGAACAGCTCAAAGGCCCGTGCCTCCAGCGTGGCCCGCGAGGTCACCCGGGGCCTGCCCATCACCGTCTGGGCGGTCGTTCCGTTGTTGGACGTCACACCCATGAGGCTGCCACGCCGCGGCGGTTGCCTGCGGGCAAACGGCCCAGATCAACTGGCGTGAACCGGGCCTGCTCACCGGGACGGGAGCGCGGACGGTCTTCACGGCCGTGACGCCGCGGGCCGCACGCCGCCCCCGGCGGCGCCGCCTCCCGCATGCGACCTGCGGGAACGGTGCACCGGACGAGTCTCTTGGGCGGCATGCCCGCTCACGGCGCGTTCAGGCC contains these protein-coding regions:
- the mftD gene encoding pre-mycofactocin synthase MftD (MftD, an enzyme found in the mycofactocin biosynthesis locus, performs an oxidative deamination of 3-amino-5-[(p-hydroxyphenyl)methyl]-4,4-dimethyl-2-pyrrolidinone (AHDP). The resulting compound, now called pre-mycofactocin (PMFT), is a biologically active redox cofactor that can oxidize the non-exchangeable NADH of TIGR03971 family SDR-type oxidoreductases.), whose product is MPLKNPWFETVAEAQRRAKKRLPYMVYGALLAGSERGRTVQDNTDAFGELGFAPRVVGHHAQRDLSTTVMGVPTSMPVVISPTGVQAVHPDGEVAVARAAANRGVIMGLSSFASKPIEQVVEANPNVFFQMYWSGDRDAILQRMERARNAGAKGLIVTLDWSFSMGRDWGSPTIPEKLDVKTMVKLAPVALSRPGWLWRFLKARTLPDLTVPNLQPPGGQAPTFFGAYGEWMQTPPPTWDDVKWLREEWGGPFMLKGVTRVDDAKRAVDIGVTALSVSNHGGNNLDTTPATIRLLPAIAEAVGDQVEVLLDGGVRRGGDVAKALALGARAVLIGRAYLWGLAANGQAGVENVLDILRSGLDSAVLGLGRSSVHELAPDDLVIPPGFRLAPGAS
- the mftC gene encoding mycofactocin radical SAM maturase (MftC is a radical SAM/SPASM enzyme that catalyzes the first two steps in biosynthesis of the electron carrier mycofactocin from the terminal Val-Tyr dipeptide of the precursor peptide MftA.), translating into MTITPPQQRAAPATATRLVDLFQYGLDAPICLTWELTYACNLACAHCLSSSGRRDPRELSTAECKAVIDELEALQVFYVNIGGGEPTVRSDFWELVDYATAHHVGVKFSTNGVRITPQVARRLAANDYVDVQISLDGATAEVNDALRGPGSYEMAMRAMRNLADAGMRNFKLSVVCTRHNIPQIDAFKQIADTYGAQLRLTRLRPSGRGADVWDELHPTPDQQRQLYEWLLAHGEEVLTGDSFFHLSAYGQALPGLNLCGAGRVVCLIDPVGDVYACPFAIHEEFLAGNVRQPGGFAKVWRESPLFARLRKPQHGGACASCSCYDACKGGCMAAKFFTGLPLDGPDPECVHGHGEKLLARRPGDRSGIPRPSVDHSRRGPVPVKLTRRRPDRPPVSACDENPLAGLRLP
- the mftB gene encoding mycofactocin biosynthesis chaperone MftB (MftB, a small protein, is a peptide chaperone that assists the radical SAM enzyme MftC in performing two modifications to the C-terminal Val-Tyr dipeptide of the mycofactocin precursor peptide, MftA. MftB's role is analogous to the role of PqqD in the biosynthesis of PQQ, a cofactor that derives entirely from a Tyr and a Glu in the precursor PqqA.) translates to MPAIDLDRAWDLHPQVSVRPEPFGALLYHFGTRKLSFLKDRRLLAVLQALAQAPTARAACTAAGVDAGDLPAYRAALGALADSSMLVERTP
- the mftA gene encoding mycofactocin precursor MftA (Mycofactocin is a small molecule electron carrier derived from the final two amino acids, Val-Tyr, of MftA, the mycofactocin precursor. It plays a role in redox homeostasis and the metabolism of alcohols and aldehydes in Actinobacteria, including Mycobacterium tuberculosis.); translated protein: MDNLHTTDGAAEEQTALTEEAAVESLIEEVSIDGMCGVY
- the mftG gene encoding mycofactocin dehydrogenase MftG translates to MASSRGRPVSRPDVLVVGAGGSGAALAARLSEDPSRTVLLLEAGPAPLTGFPDELLDARRVPGAQPAHPAVRRYPARLAPGLPYAAPRGRILGGSTTVNGGYFIRARRADFTRWAARAGDDRWSHERVLPLWRALENDLDYGATPLHGDRGPIPVHRTRLDHPAAAAFRAAAGELGHPEETDKNACLPPGFGPVPCNVRGGRRINTALACLLGALHRPNLTVRGDSPVHSVAVRRGRAIGVITADGLIEAGQVVLCAGSFGSPHLLHLSGIGPAAELERAGIPVVCDLPAVGGTLSDHPQVTVQWHPRRHLGAPRGSWLGGVLHLPSGDAGTEGDVEILQSLVPLPALTSGRPAPPDAPLAFLVAVNTPRATGRLRTVSPDPATPPRIDYGYLRTGEDRRRLRQAVRASAAVLATDAFGRVCAGPVDLDTATLADDRLLDAWIRTRLGTAQHACGTVPMGPAGDPSAAVDSCGRVIGVHGLRVADTSILPTAPLRGPAATAVLIGELIAGAIDEQPA